The proteins below come from a single Diadema setosum chromosome 21, eeDiaSeto1, whole genome shotgun sequence genomic window:
- the LOC140244865 gene encoding BTB/POZ domain-containing protein kctd15-like has translation MDDFVNINVGGTIYTASRATLCRFPDSMLGSMFSDRLPSTRDEKGNYLIDGDGPLFRHVLNFLRRSALVLSEDFKELDMLAQEADYYQINELIDAVTQLRNEKEEAEKRQEFLEVQLIHSTSRTFRWKIFGRLATLQEIPALTPFVGNHSRVQTNSEIYGIRILGYGANNKPQMNRIKLYEQIAQIGFKLVSLSSRGGDSHRYHDSVDRFLYSRDAKTTFGTDPSAK, from the coding sequence ATGGACGACTTTGTTAACATAAATGTCGGCGGAACGATATACACAGCGTCAAGGGCTACCCTTTGCCGTTTTCCTGATTCAATGCTTGGTTCAATGTTCAGCGACCGACTGCCGTCCACTCGAGATGAAAAGGGGAATTACCTAATCGATGGGGACGGTCCCTTGTTCAGACATGTCCTGAACTTTCTTCGCAGGTCAGCCTTAGTTCTTTCAGAAGACTTCAAGGAACTGGACATGCTTGCCCAGGAGGCTGACTATTACCAGATTAACGAATTGATTGACGCCGTCACCCaactcagaaatgaaaaggaggaGGCAGAAAAGAGACAAGAATTTCTTGAGGTACAGTTGATACATTCGACCAGCAGAACATTCCGGTGGAAAATATTTGGTAGGTTGGCTACTTTACAGGAGATCCCTGCCCTTACCCCATTTGTCGGAAATCATTCTAGGGTGCAAACCAATAGCGAGATTTATGGTATTCGTATATTGGGTTACGGTGCAAATAATAAGCCGCAAATGAATCGTATTAAACTCTATGAACAAATAGCACAGATTGGTTTTAAGCTTGTATCTCTATCGTCAAGAGGAGGCGATAGTCACAGATATCATGATAGTGTCGACAGGTTTCTTTATTCCAGGGATGCTAAGACAACGTTTGGTACAGATCCCTCGGCAAAATAG